The sequence GAACTCATTGTGGGAGCCTCGCAATGACCGCGGTGAGCGGCGCGCTTGCCGCTATCGACGAGCGGCTCGACAAGCTGGTCAGCATGGACATCGGCGGCCGTGGTGTCGAACATCTGTACAAGGCCGCGCGCGCCCGGCAAGGCACGACGCTCGTCGGCGCCGCGGCCGATGCGCTCTTGTCGGTGCCGGACGGCGCGACGGTCTTCGTCACCACGGGGTCGGTATCGCGCGCCTGGATCTCCACCGAAATCGGTGAGAACGACGGCCCCGCAGGAGCCGCCGCCGTCATCCGCGCCCTGGCCATCTCCAAGCGTGTCCATTGCGTCCTGCTTGCCGAGGCCACGCTATTGCCTGGAATGAAGGCCATCCTGACCAGCGCAGGGTTGACCGTGCTGCCGTACGACCAGGCGCAGATTGCGTCCAAGGATGGGACTTTGGCGATCGCCTCGCTTCTCCCGTTCACGACGTCAGATGACGAGGCGCCTGCAGCAGCCAAGGAGTTGCTCGCCAAGTACAAGCCGAGCCTGTTCTTCTCGACGGAGCGTGTTGGTCGAGCCAAGGACGGCGTCTACTACAGCATGCGGGCAATCGACTACGGCATGGGGCGGTCGCGCATCGACATCTTGTTCGATGAAGCCATCAGACAAGGTATCCCCACCGTTGCAGTGGGCGACGGCGGAAACGAAATCGGTATGGGGGCTGTGACCGAGGCGGTCAACGCACACGTGAAGTTCGGCGAAACCATCGCTGCCGTCACTTCCGCCGACGTGCTGGTGACCGCCGCATGCTCGAACTGGGGCTGCAACGCGATTGCGGGCGCCATGGCCGCCAGGCGCAAGGACGCGCGACTCCTTCATACGCCGGAGATGGAACGCCAGTTGCTGACCCGCGGCGTCGACATCGGACTCATCAACTCTGTGCAGAACATCGTCGATGCCAATGTCGATGGCTTGGCTCTCGACACCCATGTCGCGTTTGCCGAGATGGTGCGTGCCGTCGTGCGGCCCGCACTGAGCTGACCCTGAACCGAACTCCCCCATTTTTACAACGCAACGAGGAACTCCAAATGCGCCAACTCCTTAAATCGTTCGGTCTGCTACTGGCAGGCATGGTCATCGCGTCAACCGCGATGGCTCAAGAGAAGTCGAAGCTTGACGAGGTTCTTGCTCGCGGCAAGATCATCGTCGGTGTCAGCAGCGAATCGCCGCCCTTCGGATTTGTCGACGAGAAAGGTGAACTCACGGGCTTCGACATCGACATGGCGAAGCTCATCGCAAAAGGGATCTTCGGCAGCGACGACCCCAAGCACATCGAGTTCGTCAAGCAGAGTTCGGCTGCTCGCTGGGAGAACGTGAACAGCGGCAAGGTGGACTTCGGGATCCACGTCGCAACCGTTCTTCCCGACCGCATTGCGCGCGTTGCATTCACCCGCGGATACATCGACTCGTCGATCGTTGTCATCGTCAAGGCCGACTCGAAGTTCAAGAAGTTCGCGGACCTCAACACCGACAAAGTGACGACAGCGATCCTTTCGACACCCGTCCAGGCCGCACGCGCCGCGCAGTTCTTCCCGAAAGCAAAGACGACCACGCTCGACTCGATCGGGGCTCAGTTCACTGCGGTCAAGGGCGGGCGTGTGGACGCTGCTCAACTGGACGAGCCTGTCGCCCTCTGGTACGCCACGCAGAACAAAGATGTGCGTGTACTGGAGGAGCGCATGACGGCAGTCACCAACAACGCCATCTATATGAAGCAAGGCGACTTCAAGTGGTGGCTGGCTCTGGACACCTACGTCAACGAGATGCGCGCCGGTTCGATGTTCAACGACTACTCGGCCGCGTACAAGAAGTGGTTTGGCAAGGCGCCG is a genomic window of Variovorax sp. V213 containing:
- a CDS encoding glutamate cyclase domain-containing protein — its product is MTAVSGALAAIDERLDKLVSMDIGGRGVEHLYKAARARQGTTLVGAAADALLSVPDGATVFVTTGSVSRAWISTEIGENDGPAGAAAVIRALAISKRVHCVLLAEATLLPGMKAILTSAGLTVLPYDQAQIASKDGTLAIASLLPFTTSDDEAPAAAKELLAKYKPSLFFSTERVGRAKDGVYYSMRAIDYGMGRSRIDILFDEAIRQGIPTVAVGDGGNEIGMGAVTEAVNAHVKFGETIAAVTSADVLVTAACSNWGCNAIAGAMAARRKDARLLHTPEMERQLLTRGVDIGLINSVQNIVDANVDGLALDTHVAFAEMVRAVVRPALS
- a CDS encoding transporter substrate-binding domain-containing protein, with protein sequence MRQLLKSFGLLLAGMVIASTAMAQEKSKLDEVLARGKIIVGVSSESPPFGFVDEKGELTGFDIDMAKLIAKGIFGSDDPKHIEFVKQSSAARWENVNSGKVDFGIHVATVLPDRIARVAFTRGYIDSSIVVIVKADSKFKKFADLNTDKVTTAILSTPVQAARAAQFFPKAKTTTLDSIGAQFTAVKGGRVDAAQLDEPVALWYATQNKDVRVLEERMTAVTNNAIYMKQGDFKWWLALDTYVNEMRAGSMFNDYSAAYKKWFGKAPMNAKYYVK